In Candidatus Ozemobacteraceae bacterium, the sequence CATCACCGAGAGAAACTGGAACACCTTGCGCATCTGCCTGATCGGGAACAGCGTCGCCAGCGAGAGCGCGAGAAGCCCCCCGACCAGGTTGGGCGCGAGAAGAAAGAAAAAGATATATAACGGGTAGATCAGATACGCCCAGAGGGGCGCCTGGGCGGCGGTGGCGAACGCCAGGAAGACGGGAAGGAAAAACGCCGCGGCCATCCAACTGCTTTCCCCCACCATCAGGACGAACCGGGACCAGAAGATGCGGGCGGAGGGGATCGGCGACGACATCAACAACCGGATCTCGTCGTCGAGATAGAACGAGGAGAACGCGGCGATGACGCTGCTGAAGACGATCATGATGAACAGCGCGAGATACAGCATCTCGAGCAGTTTCGACACCAGCAGGCCGCCGATCATCGGGCCGATGACCGCCCCCAGCATCGGGGCCTTCGAAACATAGGCGAGAAATTTATATAATGCAAAATAAATAATGAACGCCGTGAAGACGCCGCCGCCGGCGAGAAGGGCGGCGAACCTGGCGCCCCGTTTCCGGACGCTCTGGACGAACGCCCGATAGGTCGGGAAAAGGAGGGAGTTCGGATTCATCGACGACGCGTCACCAGGGCAGGGGGTGCCAATCGGGATCCGGCTGGGGGGGAATCGCGAACCGGAGCTCGCTAGACGTTCCCGCGGATTTCAGGAGCCCGAGCCGGAGACCGCGCTCGGCTGGGTCGTCGCCCTGCGCGGACTCTGGACAGACGAGGGCGTGAAGCGCCCGGAGGGCTTCCGGCCGGAAGGAGTCGGGCAGACAGGTGCGGCCGATGACGGCGGTGCGCGCCTGCCATCGGAGCCCGGCCGTGATCTCCCGGATCGCGCGGGCGTGGTCGAACGCCATCTTCGGAGGGTCGAAGAGCGGGAACCAGGAAGCTTCGTCGGCGTCGTCGGAGCCGCGCGGGGAGAGGTCGGCCCCCGAAACGAGCGCCCCGTAGACGAGGGTGATGCACCGCGCGCGCGGGTCGCGGCCCGGCTCGCCGCAGGCGAACAGGGGCGCGAGAGGAATTCCGGAAATGCCCGTCTCCTCCTGCAGTTCGCGGGCCGCTCCCGTCAGGGGCGACTCGTCCATCTCGAGAAAGCCGCCCGGCAGGGCGAGACAGCCGGTGAACGGCTCGTGCCCGCGCCTGATCAGCAGGATCTCGATGCGTGTGAAAGCGAGGTCGGGGCGGAGAACGACGGCGTCGACCGTGACCGTCGGCCGTGGATACTCATACGTGAATGTCATGGCGGTTTTCAGACGTCCAGTGTGATGAGAAAATTATCGATGGCTCGCTGGTCGAACAGACCGGCAAGCCGTTCGGCGCCGAACTCGAGGGTGGGAACGGTTCTGATGCGGGCGTGACCCCAGAGCAGCGAGTCTTCTTCGACTTTTTTGAGGGTTTCGGGATCCTTCAGGGCGTTCAAAAGCGGCAGTGTGTCGATTCCGTTCAACTGAAGGTGCTCCACGAGCGCTTTTGAAGTGGAGATGTCGACGCTGTCCCGAAAAAACACCTTGAAAACGCCCGACACGTAATCCGTCAGGCCGAATCCTTCATACAGGCTGAGCCCGCGCAGCGCAACCTGGGACGACGACGGGGACGGCGGCTTGTTGATGACGATACCGAGTTTGTGGCCGATGGCGTGAAGTTCCGACCAACGGGCATCGCTCCAGAACTCACGCCCCAGCAGCCCGGGATTTCCCGGCGGGTTGGCCCCGATACCGACCAGTTTCACCTGGAACGGCTGCTCGCGCCGTTTTCTCTCCAGCAGCTCCCAGCCGAGATAGGAATAGGGACACGTGAAATCGAAATAGAAAGTCAGCGCATCACCCGCCACCGCCACACTCCTCCAGCCATCGGCAACACTCGGAATCGGCGACCGGAATCCCCGTTCGCCGTCATGAGTCTATCACAGGAAAATCGAACGAAACGCACCTTTTTGGCAGGACGCGGCCATCAGTTGCCGCCGCCTGCCCCGACCTCGACATGCTTCTTCGTGCCGCTGAACGCGTGAAAATACACGTCGACCGCCGTATTATACCCGTTCGTGAAGCCCCGGAAGCCCTCTTTCAGCTTCTCGTTGGCGTCCACCCCGAAGATCTTCACGCGGGGAAGCTGGTCGAACACCTTCGTCAGGTTCTCCTTGATCTTTGCGCCGTCGTCGGTATCGTCTGAATCGCCCCCGTCATCTCCGCTGCCGCCCATGTTCTCGAGCGCTTCGGCGGACTTTTCCTGTAGTTCTCCGATCTTGTCGTAGTATTCCTTCGCCTTTCCCAGATTGTCCTGGAACTCGGCCAGCGTGGCCCCGATCTTCAGCGCGAGCGCCTTCGCCTCGGTGAAAATCTGGCCTTTCTCCTGGGTTTTGAGGGCGATGCTTCCCACCGACCAGACCGACATGTTGATCCCGATCCAGGTGCCTTTCACGAACTCGCGCGTGTCTTCACCCAGCGATGTGGTCAGCATCGAAAATTCGGCGGTCCCGCCGTGCAGGCCGTTGTCCAGCACGGACAGCGTCTCGAAAGTGACCGGATCGACCTCCAGCCATGCGAGACGCTCCTTGCCCGCGATCGTTGCCGGCTTCGACAGGAAAAACAGAATCTTTTTGTTTTCCTTCACCGCCTTGAGCAACCCGGCCGGGAATGTGCCCGCCTTCTCCAGCTGCTTGAGCAGACCGCTGCGGTCCGGCCCGACCGCGATGGCGAGAATCTCCGCGTCTTTCGGGGCGTTCCGCCACACGTCGAGATACCCCATTCTGCTTCCTTCCGGCAGAAGCTGAGACTCCAGGCTCGACTGGAAGAGGCCGTTCAGCAGGAAATACGTTTTCCGCAACTCGTCGGCACCCGCGTGAATCTCGTTGAACGGCTGGAGAAGATCGATCGACGTGGACACCTGGCCCGCTCCGTCTCGCTCCGAAACCACGACGATGCAGCGCGGCTTCCTGATGCGGCCCAGGACCAGCCCGGCCGGAACGAGGCCCGTGTCGAAGGCCGTCTGGCCGGCGATGAGTCGGTACAGGATCTGCCGGTTGTGCCATCGCACCGCGGTGAACGGTTCCGGCTGCTTCACGCCGGCATACGCGGCCTTGAACGCCTCGGACAAGGCTGACGCCGCCTTCGCGGGAAGGTCGGGGAGGTTGATCCCGAGGGTGATCAGGAACCTCTCGGGCTTCCGCTCCCCGGCCAGGTCGATCGTGTGGATGCAAGGCCGGTCGAGGCCGCCGATCTCGACCCGGATCGCCGTGATCCGCCCGACATGCTCCAGCATTTTCTCCCCGGTCATGACGCCTTCCGGTGTCGTCAGGACCGCCCCGTATGCGGTTTTCCCGCCTGCCGTGACGGGCGCGAACGCGAGATCGACCGCGTCGCGGCTCAGAGTGTCGAGTCGCAGCGAGGTCTGCAGCATGCGCAGTTCGGTCGCTTTCTTGCCGCCGCCCCCGCCCAGGGCCGACCCGGCATCGCCCGCGGCAGCGTTGACAGAGCCGTCGGACGATGGTTCGTAGACCGCCGTGACGGTGATGACGGCCGAACGGCCGGAGGACGCGGAGCTGACCTTCGCGGCGTCCTTCGGCGGATACAC encodes:
- a CDS encoding NUDIX hydrolase; this translates as MTFTYEYPRPTVTVDAVVLRPDLAFTRIEILLIRRGHEPFTGCLALPGGFLEMDESPLTGAARELQEETGISGIPLAPLFACGEPGRDPRARCITLVYGALVSGADLSPRGSDDADEASWFPLFDPPKMAFDHARAIREITAGLRWQARTAVIGRTCLPDSFRPEALRALHALVCPESAQGDDPAERGLRLGLLKSAGTSSELRFAIPPQPDPDWHPLPW
- a CDS encoding DsbA family protein — its product is MAGDALTFYFDFTCPYSYLGWELLERKRREQPFQVKLVGIGANPPGNPGLLGREFWSDARWSELHAIGHKLGIVINKPPSPSSSQVALRGLSLYEGFGLTDYVSGVFKVFFRDSVDISTSKALVEHLQLNGIDTLPLLNALKDPETLKKVEEDSLLWGHARIRTVPTLEFGAERLAGLFDQRAIDNFLITLDV